The following coding sequences are from one Pseudonocardia sp. EC080619-01 window:
- a CDS encoding aldo/keto reductase, protein MADLVLGANVVGWTADRDTSFAVLDAFVAAGGTRIDTADSYTWRAPGNSGGESETILGEWMAARGNRDTLHLATKVGSWPERPGLGGANVAAAARDSLRRLGTDRIDLYYAHRDDPDTAQEETLDAFDALVREGLVREIGASNFSAERLRSAREISERDGLAAFTAVQPHYNLMERDDVEAALVPLAESAGLALYPYYGLAKGFLTGKYRPDSPAPEGPRSEGASAYLDSRGRAVLAGLDEIAAGHEVPVPAVALAWLAAQPSVTAPIASARTPEQLAQLLPMRTLELTHDELRLLSYLSATS, encoded by the coding sequence GTGGCTGACCTGGTACTCGGTGCGAACGTCGTCGGCTGGACCGCGGACAGGGACACCTCGTTCGCGGTGCTCGACGCGTTCGTCGCCGCCGGCGGGACGCGGATCGACACCGCGGACTCCTACACGTGGCGCGCGCCCGGCAACTCCGGCGGCGAGTCGGAGACGATCCTCGGCGAGTGGATGGCGGCCCGGGGCAACCGGGACACGCTGCACCTCGCCACGAAGGTGGGCTCGTGGCCCGAGCGGCCGGGCCTCGGCGGCGCGAACGTCGCCGCGGCGGCACGGGACTCGCTGCGGCGCCTGGGCACCGACCGGATCGACCTCTACTACGCCCACCGCGACGACCCGGACACGGCGCAGGAGGAGACGCTCGACGCGTTCGACGCCCTCGTCCGCGAGGGGCTGGTCCGCGAGATCGGTGCGTCCAACTTCTCCGCCGAACGGCTCCGCTCGGCCCGGGAGATCTCCGAGCGGGACGGGCTGGCCGCGTTCACCGCGGTCCAGCCGCACTACAACCTCATGGAGCGCGACGACGTCGAGGCCGCGCTCGTGCCGCTCGCGGAGTCGGCCGGCCTGGCCCTTTACCCGTACTACGGGCTCGCGAAGGGTTTCCTCACCGGCAAGTACCGGCCCGACTCCCCCGCCCCGGAGGGCCCGCGCAGCGAGGGGGCGTCCGCCTACCTCGACTCCCGTGGCCGGGCCGTGCTGGCCGGGCTCGACGAGATCGCGGCGGGCCACGAGGTCCCGGTCCCGGCGGTCGCGCTGGCCTGGCTCGCGGCCCAGCCGTCGGTGACCGCGCCGATCGCCAGTGCCCGCACCCCGGAGCAGCTCGCCCAGCTGCTCCCGATGCGGACCCTGGAGCTGACCCACGACGAACTGCGCCTGCTCTCGTACCTGTCCGCGACGAGCTGA
- the groES gene encoding co-chaperone GroES, with translation MANIKPLEDKIVVQASEAETTTASGIVIPDTAKEKPQEGKVLAVGPGRVDDNGNRVPLDVAVGDVVIYSKYGGTEVKYNGEEYLILSARDVLAVVN, from the coding sequence GTGGCGAACATCAAGCCGCTCGAGGACAAGATCGTCGTCCAGGCCAGCGAGGCGGAGACCACCACCGCCTCCGGCATCGTCATCCCGGACACCGCCAAGGAGAAGCCCCAGGAGGGCAAGGTCCTGGCCGTGGGCCCGGGCCGGGTCGACGACAACGGGAACCGCGTCCCGCTCGACGTGGCGGTCGGCGACGTCGTCATCTACTCGAAGTACGGCGGCACCGAGGTCAAGTACAACGGCGAGGAGTACCTGATCCTCTCCGCCCGCGACGTGCTGGCCGTCGTCAACTGA
- the groL gene encoding chaperonin GroEL (60 kDa chaperone family; promotes refolding of misfolded polypeptides especially under stressful conditions; forms two stacked rings of heptamers to form a barrel-shaped 14mer; ends can be capped by GroES; misfolded proteins enter the barrel where they are refolded when GroES binds): MAKQISFDEDTRRALERGVNQLADAVKVTLGPRGRHVVIDKKFGGPTVTNDGVTIAREVDLEDPYENLGAQLAKTVATKTNDVAGDGTTTATVLAQALVKEGLRNVAAGAAPSALGEGIAAAAQKISDVLLAKATPVDAGSHIAQVGAIASREQEIGDLIAQAIQTVGNDGVITVEEGSTLATELEITEGLQFDKGYLSPYFVTDSESMEAVLEDAYILLHRDKISSIQDLLPLLEKVLGEGKPLLIMAEDVEGEALSTLVVNSIRKTVKVAAVKSPFFGDRRKAFMDDLAIATGGQVINPEVGLKLNEAGLDLLGKARRVVVTKDNTTIVEGGGDKADVEGRVAQLKREIEASDSDWDKEKLQERLAKLSGGVAVIRAGAATETALKERKHRIEDAVSATRAAVEEGIVPGGGSALVHAAAELDGGLGLTGDAATGVAIVRKALSSPLYWIAENGGDEGSIVVSRVAEKGWGTGYNSATKTYGDLVADGVIDPVKVTRSAVENAASIARMVLTTESAVVDKPEEEPAPSAGGHGHGHGH; this comes from the coding sequence ATGGCGAAGCAGATCAGCTTCGACGAGGACACCCGCCGCGCGCTCGAGCGCGGCGTGAACCAGCTCGCCGACGCGGTGAAGGTGACCCTCGGCCCGCGCGGCCGGCACGTCGTCATCGACAAGAAGTTCGGCGGCCCGACCGTCACCAACGACGGCGTCACGATCGCCCGCGAGGTCGACCTCGAGGACCCGTACGAGAACCTCGGCGCCCAGCTGGCGAAGACCGTCGCGACCAAGACCAACGACGTCGCGGGCGACGGCACCACCACCGCCACCGTGCTGGCCCAGGCCCTGGTCAAGGAGGGCCTGCGCAACGTGGCCGCCGGCGCCGCGCCGTCCGCGCTCGGCGAGGGCATCGCCGCGGCCGCGCAGAAGATCTCCGACGTGCTGCTGGCCAAGGCCACCCCGGTCGACGCCGGGAGCCACATCGCGCAGGTCGGCGCCATCGCCTCGCGCGAGCAGGAGATCGGCGACCTGATCGCCCAGGCGATCCAGACCGTCGGCAACGACGGCGTGATCACCGTCGAGGAGGGCTCCACGCTCGCCACCGAGCTGGAGATCACCGAGGGCCTGCAGTTCGACAAGGGCTACCTGTCGCCGTACTTCGTCACCGACTCCGAGTCGATGGAGGCGGTGCTCGAGGACGCCTACATCCTGCTGCACCGCGACAAGATCAGCTCCATCCAGGACCTGCTCCCGCTGCTGGAGAAGGTGCTCGGCGAGGGCAAGCCCCTGCTGATCATGGCGGAGGACGTCGAGGGCGAGGCGCTGTCCACCCTGGTCGTCAACTCGATCCGCAAGACCGTCAAGGTCGCCGCGGTCAAGTCGCCGTTCTTCGGTGACCGCCGCAAGGCGTTCATGGACGACCTCGCGATCGCCACCGGTGGCCAGGTCATCAACCCGGAGGTCGGCCTCAAGCTCAACGAGGCCGGGCTGGACCTGCTGGGCAAGGCCCGGCGCGTCGTCGTCACCAAGGACAACACCACGATCGTCGAGGGCGGCGGTGACAAGGCCGACGTCGAGGGCCGCGTCGCGCAGCTCAAGCGCGAGATCGAGGCGTCCGACTCGGACTGGGACAAGGAGAAGCTCCAGGAGCGCCTGGCCAAGCTCTCCGGTGGTGTCGCGGTCATCCGGGCCGGTGCGGCCACCGAGACCGCGCTCAAGGAGCGCAAGCACCGCATCGAGGACGCGGTGTCGGCCACCCGGGCCGCGGTCGAGGAGGGCATCGTCCCCGGTGGCGGGTCCGCGCTCGTGCACGCCGCAGCGGAGCTCGACGGCGGCCTCGGCCTCACCGGCGACGCCGCGACCGGTGTCGCGATCGTCCGCAAGGCGCTGTCCTCCCCGCTCTACTGGATCGCGGAGAACGGCGGGGACGAGGGCTCCATCGTGGTGTCCCGCGTCGCCGAGAAGGGCTGGGGGACCGGGTACAACTCGGCCACCAAGACCTACGGCGACCTGGTCGCCGACGGCGTCATCGACCCGGTCAAGGTGACCCGGTCGGCCGTCGAGAACGCGGCCTCCATCGCGCGCATGGTGCTGACCACCGAGAGCGCCGTGGTGGACAAGCCGGAGGAGGAGCCTGCTCCGTCCGCCGGCGGCCACGGCCACGGGCACGGGCACTGA
- a CDS encoding WhiB family transcriptional regulator, with product MADIRRLPGPVADIYDWQREGACRGMDSAFFFHPEGERGPARARRENRAKQVCNDCPVLAQCREHALNVHEPYGIWGGLSESERDAIIRGPRRTLKVAAEATAQPVEKLGAV from the coding sequence ATGGCGGACATCCGGAGGCTTCCCGGCCCGGTCGCCGACATCTACGACTGGCAGAGGGAGGGGGCCTGCCGGGGGATGGACAGCGCGTTCTTCTTCCATCCCGAAGGTGAGCGTGGTCCCGCACGGGCACGCCGCGAGAACCGCGCCAAGCAGGTGTGCAACGACTGCCCGGTCCTCGCGCAGTGCCGCGAGCACGCCCTCAACGTGCACGAGCCGTACGGCATCTGGGGCGGCCTGTCCGAGTCCGAGCGGGATGCGATCATCCGCGGTCCGCGCCGCACGCTCAAGGTCGCCGCCGAGGCGACCGCCCAGCCGGTGGAGAAGCTCGGCGCCGTCTGA